A region of the marine bacterium B5-7 genome:
TCACATAAAGCTGTGGAAAGGTTGGCCAGTTTGAATACACTTTCAAACCCTCACGTAAATCAGGGTGCTCAAGAATATTCACAGAACCAAAAACCACGCCACATTCCTTTAATATCTGTACTGATCGCCCAGAAAAACCACATTGTGGAAATTGGGGTGATCCCTTCATATATAACAGTATGGAATGCTCGGCTAATTGTTCTTTTATCTTTGTGTTAATATCCATCAATTTTCTCGCTTAATACTCATTAGAACGGCAAGTCTAACGAGAAACCTTCTCATTGGCTAGGCATTTGGATACACTGCTGGCACATTCAT
Encoded here:
- a CDS encoding glutaredoxin, with product MDINTKIKEQLAEHSILLYMKGSPQFPQCGFSGRSVQILKECGVVFGSVNILEHPDLREGLKVYSNWPTFPQLYVKGELIGGSDILNEMFESGELQTLLEAQ